CCGGAGATGTGCTTGCGCACGCGGATGTGGCGGCGCTTGAGGGCGGCACGCTTGTAGGCGTCGCCCTTGGCGATCTTTACACCGTATGCCATGGCTTACTTACCCGCCTTTCCGACCTTGCGGCGGATAACCTCGCCGGCGTACTTGACGCCCTTGGCCTTGTACGGGTCAGGCTTCCGCAGCTTGCGGATCTTCGCCGAGACCTCGCCGACCTTCTGCTTGTCGATGCCCTCGACACTGAACTTCGTGGGCGACTCGACCTTGAAGGTGATGCCCTCGGGGGCCTCGATGAGGATCGGGTGGCTGTAGCCCAGGGCGAACTCCAGGTTGGAGCCCTTCGCCTGGACTCGGTAACCGACACCGCTGATCTCGAGCGCCTTGCTGTATCCCGCGGTCACGCCGGTGATCATGTTCGCCACCAGCGTGCGGGACAGGCCGTGAAGGGCCTTGTTCTGACGCTCGTCGTTCGGGCGGACGACGTTGAGCACGCCGTCCTCACCCTTGGTGACCTCGATCGGCGCTGCGACGGTGTGCGAGAGGGAACCCTTGGGGCCCTTCACCGCGACCGTGCGGCCATCGATGGTGACGTCCACACCGGCGGGAACCTGGATGGGGAGCTTGCCGATTCGCGACATGAGCTATTCCTCCGTTCCCGACTACCAGACGTAGGCGAGGACTTCCCCACCTACGCCCTTCTTGCTGGCCTGCTGGCCGGTCAGGAGACCGTGGGACGTGGAGATGATCGCCACGCCCAGGCCGCCGAGAACCTTCGGCAGATTGGTGGACTTTGCGTATACACGCAGACCCGGCTTCGAAATGCGCTTGATGCCGGCAATCGAACGCTCGCGGTTCGGCCCGAACTTCAGCTCGAGAACGAGGCTCTTGCCGACCTCGGCGTCCTCGACCTTCCAGCCGGTGATGAAGCCCTCCTGCTGGAGGATCTCCGCGATGTGCGACTTGATCTTGCTGTGCGGCATTGCGACATCGTCGTGATACGCCGAGTTCGCGTTACGCAGACGCGTGAGCATGTCTGCGATGGGATCAGTCATGGTCATGAGTTGGCCTTCGGCCTCTCTCGCCGGGGTTTCCTGTATGCGCCATCCCTCTCCCCACTCAGTGGCGGGACGGGTGCGGTGCGGGGACCTACGGCGTAGTAAGTCGGTCAGGGCGGCAGGCGCCCAACCCTTCAAGCCTACGGCATGAAAAGCGGGGCTCCTGCCGACCGGATACTTACCGAGAGCTTCTGGTCCTCCCAAGCCCCTAGGGGCGAAGGAGAATTACCAGGAGCTCTTGGTCACGCCCGGCAGCTCGCCACGGTGAGCCATCTCACGAAGGCACACGCGGCACAGGCCGAACTTGCGGTAAACGGAGTGGGGCCGGCCGCAGCGCTGGCAGCGGGTGTACCCGCGCACGCCGAACTTCGGCTTACGGGCGGCCTTAGCGATCAGAGCCTTCTTCGCCACGGTCAGTTCTCCTTGAACGGGAAGCCGAGGTGACGAAGCAGGGCACGACCCTCGTCGTCGTTGGCAGCCGTGGTGACCACGGTGATGTCCATGCCCCGGACCCGGTCGATCTTGTCCTGGTCGATCTCGTGGAACATGACCTGCTCCGTGAGACCGAAGGTGTAGTTGCCACGGCCGTCGAACTGCTTCGGCGACAGACCACGGAAGTCACGGATACGCGGCAGCGCGAGCGACAGCGTACGGTCCAGGAACTCCCACATGCGGTCACCACGAAGGGTGACGTGGCAGCCGATCGGCTGCCCCTCGCGCAGCTTGAACTGCGCGATCGACTTGCGGGCCTTCGTGACGGCGGGCTTCTGGCCGGTGATCGTGGTGAGGTCCTTGACCGCACCGTCGATCAGCTTGGAGTCGCGGGCGGCGTCGCCCACACCCATGTTGACCACGATCTTGACCAGACCGGGGATCTGCATGACGTTCTCGTACGAGAACTCCTCACGCAGCTTGCCGGCGATTTCCTCGCGGTAGCGCGTCTTGAGACGCGGCGCAGTGGTGGTCGTCATCAGATGTCCTCACCGGTCCGCTTGGCAACGCGGATCTTCTTGCCCTCGTCGTCAAAGCGGTAGCCGACGCGGGTGACGACCTTGTTGCCGTCCTTCTCCACGACCAGCTGAACGTTGCTGACGTGGATCGGGGCCTCGGTGGTGACAATGCCACCCGTCTGCGAACCGCGAGCCGTCTGACCGGCCTTGGTGTGCTTCTTGACCCGGTTGACACCCTCGACGAGGACACGGTCCTGGGCGGGGAAGGCAACGATGACCTTGCCCTGCTTGCCCTTGTCCTTACCGGTGATGACCTGAACCAGGTCGCCCTTC
The DNA window shown above is from Streptomyces sp. Alt3 and carries:
- the rplF gene encoding 50S ribosomal protein L6; the encoded protein is MSRIGKLPIQVPAGVDVTIDGRTVAVKGPKGSLSHTVAAPIEVTKGEDGVLNVVRPNDERQNKALHGLSRTLVANMITGVTAGYSKALEISGVGYRVQAKGSNLEFALGYSHPILIEAPEGITFKVESPTKFSVEGIDKQKVGEVSAKIRKLRKPDPYKAKGVKYAGEVIRRKVGKAGK
- the rpsH gene encoding 30S ribosomal protein S8; the encoded protein is MTMTDPIADMLTRLRNANSAYHDDVAMPHSKIKSHIAEILQQEGFITGWKVEDAEVGKSLVLELKFGPNRERSIAGIKRISKPGLRVYAKSTNLPKVLGGLGVAIISTSHGLLTGQQASKKGVGGEVLAYVW
- a CDS encoding type Z 30S ribosomal protein S14, whose product is MAKKALIAKAARKPKFGVRGYTRCQRCGRPHSVYRKFGLCRVCLREMAHRGELPGVTKSSW
- the rplE gene encoding 50S ribosomal protein L5, with protein sequence MTTTTAPRLKTRYREEIAGKLREEFSYENVMQIPGLVKIVVNMGVGDAARDSKLIDGAVKDLTTITGQKPAVTKARKSIAQFKLREGQPIGCHVTLRGDRMWEFLDRTLSLALPRIRDFRGLSPKQFDGRGNYTFGLTEQVMFHEIDQDKIDRVRGMDITVVTTAANDDEGRALLRHLGFPFKEN
- the rplX gene encoding 50S ribosomal protein L24 is translated as MKIKKGDLVQVITGKDKGKQGKVIVAFPAQDRVLVEGVNRVKKHTKAGQTARGSQTGGIVTTEAPIHVSNVQLVVEKDGNKVVTRVGYRFDDEGKKIRVAKRTGEDI